The following proteins come from a genomic window of Montipora foliosa isolate CH-2021 chromosome 2, ASM3666993v2, whole genome shotgun sequence:
- the LOC137993039 gene encoding uncharacterized protein: MASFKAMQELLLLSHTSNFIDDEEYLLFYDLFDSKTPCFPYEDYSMFALDEMTDSKCLAEFRFKKRDIPLIAEVLGVPETLRCEQGSTCDGMEGLCMLLRQLSFLCRYGDMIPRFAKPVPVISMVTNTVLDFIYDTHGARITRWNHDILGPDQMEMYAAAISAKGAPLQNCFGFIDGTVRPIAWPGENQRILYNGHKRVHALKFQSVVLPNDLIASMYGPVEGRKHDASMLTESGFLHDLQQFAFSHARQPMCFYGDPAYPLRVHLQCPFRHGVLTDQMKAYNASMSVVRSSVEWLFGDIINYFKCLDFKKNLKSGLSSVGKMYIVSALLQNALTCLYGNQTSSFFALEPPILEEYFS; encoded by the exons ATGGCGTCTTTTAAAGCAATGCAAGAACTTCTTTTATTGAGCCATACGTCTAATTTTATTGACGATGAAGAATATTTACTGTTCTATGATCTATTCGACTCGAAAACTCCTTGCTTTCCATACGAGGATTATTCAATGTTCGCGCTGGATGAAATGACCGACTCCAAGTGTCTGGCAGAGTTTAGATTTAAGAAAAGAGACATTCCTTTAATTGCAGAAGTTCTTGGCGTTCCAGAGACCCTACGGTGTGAACAAGGATCTACTTGTGACGGCATGGAGGGTCTTTGCATGCTCTTGAGACAGCTGTCATTCCTCTGCAGATATGGGGATATGATTCCTAGATTTGCGAAGCCTGTCCCCGTGATCAGTATGGTGACTAACACTGTCTTAGACTTTATATATGACACGCACGGTGCTAGAATAACTCGATGGAATCATGATATCTTAGGCCCTGACCAGATGGAAATGTACGCTGCAGCCATAAGCGCAAAAGGTGCCCCTCTACAAAATTGCTTCGGCTTTATAGACGGCACAGTGAGACCGATCGCTTGGCCTGGGGAAAATCAAAGGATCCTGTACAACGGACACAAGCGGGTACACGCTTTAAAATTTCAGTCAGTTGTTTTACCCAATGACTTGATTGCCAGTATGTATGGTCCAGTAG AGGGCAGAAAACATGATGCATCCATGCTTACGGAGTCAGGATTTCTACATGACCTACAACAATTTGCTTTTTCGCACGCTAGGCAACCCATGTGTTTTTATGGGGATCCGGCGTACCCATTAAGGGTACATCTACAATGTCCTTTTCGACACGGGGTCCTTACTGACCAAATGAAAGCATATAATGCTTCAATGAGTGTCGTTAGGTCCTCCGTTGAATGGTTATTCGGTGATATAATCAACTATTTTAAGTGTCTAGACTTcaagaaaaaccttaaaagtgGCCTCAGTAGTGTTGGCAAGATGTATATAGTTTCTGCTCTTCTCCAGAATGCACTTACCTGTCTTTACGGTAACCAAACCTCCTCTTTTTTTGCCCTGGAACCACCCATTTTAGAGGAGTACTTTTCCTGA